Within Bdellovibrionales bacterium, the genomic segment GACTCAAAAGGAAGAGAGCCTGTTCGAAATTACAAACACAATTGCATGGGCTCATGATTCAGCTATTTCATTTTTTATTTCAATTACTTGACGCGATGCTCAGCAAACAATCTCTGAACCACCTGTTCGTAAATGCAAACAAAAACTGCTTAATTTTGTTGCATTGCCCAATAAGCCGGGATACCTAAGTCCAGTATTTTCCGGGGGTTAATACACAATTCATCGCTGATTTTCAGTTGGTCCAGCCGTTGCTCTAGCACCACGACGATTGATCCCCAAACCCAGGAGGTTGCCGGATGGCATTTAAAATCCTGGTGGTGGACGACGAGCAGATGGCACTCGAAACGACCAAACTCGTTTTAGAGCCGGAATCAGATCTCGACGTTCAAACCACCAACAGTCCAGATGAGGCATACCGCAGAGTTCGTGCGGAACCGAACGGCTTTGCCGTGATCCTCCTCGATTTGAAAATGCCCGGAAAAGATGGGGTCACGCTCGCAAAGCAAATGCTTTCCCTAAATCCTTATCTCCAGATCGTAATGAATTCAGGCGACCTATCCCGCGAAGCACTCAAGCGAAGTTACTCCGCAGGGGTCACGGACTTCATCGAAAAGGATGGCGACCCAAACTTATTCCGTACTCGCATCCGACAGCTCTGCAAAAAATTTGAAGAAACGGCACAGGAATTCCAATGTGCTGAGATTCCTGACGAACAAGAAAATCTTATTCGATCCATCGATATGGTCGGAAAATCTAAAGCCATGGCAGATGTGGCGAGCCTTGTTCTGCAAGTGGCCCCAACGGACAGCAACGTGGTCATTCACGGAGAGTCCGGCACGGGTAAGGAGTTAATTGCTCGCGCCCTCCACAAGCACTCTCTTCGTAGGCAAAAGCCTTTCGTTGCCATCAATGTTGCAGCGATCCCCGAGAATTTGCTTGAGAGTGACCTCTTCGGTCACGAGCAAGGTGCATTCACAGGAGCTAATCGCGCAAAAATTGGAAAGCTGAAGCTCGCTGACGGCGGCACAGTTTTTCTGGATGAAATTGGAGATATGAAGCTCGACCTACAGGTAAAACTTCTGCGCTTTCTCCAAGAAGGCGAAATTCACCCTGTCGGCTCCATTAGAACCGAGAAGGTAAATGTCCGCGCTGTTGCCGCCTCCCATGTAAATCTTGAAGAAGCGGTCGCCCAGGGTAAGTTTCGCGAAGATCTATTCTATCGCTTGAACGTGGTGAAAATCGAAGTTCCGCCACTCAGGGCTCGGCCTGAAGACATTCGTCCACTGATCTCACATTTTCAAAAATCTTTCGGCAGTGAAGGCAAAACGATTCTCATGAAAACCGTCCATTACCTTGAGCGCTACCCCTGGAAAGGAAACATTCGCGAACTGGAAAATGAGCTGGAACGTCTTATGACCATCGTTCCCGCGAAGCGAATAGAGCCAGAGCATCTCAGCAGCAAATTTTTTGTGGATTACGAACGAGAGCAGTTCAGTCTCTTTGATCGCACCTATCCGGAGTTTCTCTCATGGCTGGAGCAACAGGAGCGCGATTACTTGATTAACAATTTATCAAAAAGTAGTTCGCTTCGCGATGCCGTCAAAACAGCGAATGAAAGCACCACTCGGAACAATTTACGGTCGCATGAAGAAACTAGGAATAAAAACAGGAGAAAATCATGAACAAACAATCTAAGAAAAATGTCGGGGCCGTATTAGCCGCCCTTGGCGCCATTGGATTTTTGCATTCGAATGCCAATGCGTTCGAAATCAAGAGTGTAGAAATGCACGCCGCGGCTGTTCGCGTTCTCGTGGACAACGGCATAATCGCCCCGCTTGCGCAGGAAAACTGGTATCAAATCAATCGAAAACGACTGGAAGAAGTAATGACCCAGGCCGACGCTGCGGCTCCCAGCGCTGTCGGGCTTATTGAGATGCTGAAGGCAGTCGCCGGTCCTGACGTGGATATCCGTGAAGTGAATCTATTCTTGGCAAGACTCGGGACTCAAGATTACCCCGCAATGGGCAAGTAAGAGGACGGCGTGTGAATGGCATTCAAACTCATAACTATTTCAATTCTCGTGATGGTCGGATTTATGAATCCTGAATCTCAAGCTAAGGCTTCGACGCAATTTCGTTACATCATCACCGAAACATCGGCGCCAAGCTCTCTTGATCCACTCGATGCAGACAGTACAGCCAACTTGCCGGTCGTCCGGATGATCTATGCGACCCCTCTCGAAGCCGCAATCAACAATCAACTTACCAGCCGAGTTTTAGAGTCCTTTCGCTACGACACTGAAAAAAGACGTGTCGAATGGAAAGTAAAATCCGGAATTAAGTATGAAGACGGTTCTCCCATAACGGCGGAAGATGTCGCGTTCGCTGTCGCTCGAATGGCATACACACGGCCAAAGTTCCCCATCCTTGAAGCAATCGAAGGATTGGACTCTTGGGTAAAACAGCAGACGCTCTTAAGAAATTTCCCAAGGGGATCACGGTTTCCGATAACATCGTCCGTATCCAATTTGCGAGCGACGTGGATCATCCACTCTTCCGATTTTGTCTTGAACTATTCTCCATCATTCCTCAAAGGTGCGTTGACCCGCGAACGAACAAACTCATATGCGCGAAAATTCCTGAGAGTGGTCTTTATAAAATCGCCGATCAGGGGCAAAAGCAGATCAAGTTTTTAAAACGAAGCGATGCCAATGAGCAATCAGCCCCAGATCAAATTAGCTTTGAATACAAGACCCCAGCAGAGTTGGTCGCCGACCTAACGACACTGGATGATGCAACCGTAATTGCAGGAAACGAATCATTCTTTGCACCAGGTATCTTGCATGATTTAGAGGGAAAACTATCAGTTAAGTACACCCCAGCAGCTCGCTTCTCGGTTCTTCAGATCAATCAGAGTGTGGGTCCATTTAAAGATAAAAAATGTCGCCAGTTATTTTCTAAAATATTTCGCACGTCCTACCAAGAAATCGCAAAAGATTCTCCCGCAGAAGGTAGCGTCTTTACCAAAATTCTGCCCGGATATCTCAGTTTAAAAGACCTTGAAACCGAAAATTCCCTATCTACCTCCGAAGTTCAAGCCTGCAAAGCCAAGCTAGCGAAGGAATTATTCCCCTGGGGATATGCTGAACCCGAAAGAGATGCCATTTTCTTTCAAGCGTTGAAGCGCACTTTTGAAGTTCTTGACATCAAAGCATCAAGTCCCGTTATCAAATCCACACGCAAAGAATTTTCAGACCTATTCGCAGAGGGGAAACTCGCTTTTTTCAATGCTGGCTCTGGATTCTGGGCACTTGATCCGGCTGGCGATATGAAAATGCTGCTAACACCGAATCTGCACAAGCCACTCAAACATGTGTCAGACGATGAAAAGCTACAGTCACTTATTGCGCAGCTAAGTTCATCTTCTTCCAACTATGCAAAGGTAAATCGTTACCTCTTTGAAGAGGCGCGTTTTAATGTCTACACGCATGTCCGTCGATTTTTTGCAGCGAAGAATAAAAAACTGCTCGGAGATGTTCCCTTCGCGATTACATCCCCAGCCCCCTGGCAAGTATTCAAGGTGAACTGATGAGTGCAAAGGCCGATCAGTTTCTTCTTTCATTTACCGCCAAGTTAAAAGAGCGTGGCCGGCTGCCGAAGCATATAGAGGTGAGTTCACTTTCTTCGGGAACCATGGCGAGTATTTTTGATTCCGCCCCATCATCTGTCATCAATGAATCTGTTTTTTGCGGAATTGATCCAAACCCAGCGACTGCTGTTCTTAAAGGGCTGGTTGAAATGATCGAGCGTCAGGCTTTCTCCGAGGGCTACAAAGGTAGCCTTGCTCATTGCCAAACAACTCGTTCCGATGGGTTTGCGGCATTCCCGTTGGGAGTGGCTTCCCATGCCGATGCGATTGCTAGGGAGAACGGACTTTGCGAGGCCATAGAGCGATATGTCTGGGCTTCTTGGTGGGACGATCAATCCATCGGCCACGAAATTCGGCCAGTCGATTTTCAAGCCATTTCATCTGGAGAGTCGCTTCTTCGGGACCTTCAGAAAAATCTTTCACTCGACTCGATTGCTGAAGTCAGTCCTTGGATGGACGACAACGAGCGTGTTGTTTTCATCTATTTGGCGTTTTTGTATCCTATCGGCGTGATTTCTGGTGGCGCTTGTGGAAAAAAAGAAGACTTCGAGGGCATTCGTTATCGAGCCATAGCTGAACTCCTCAGACACGGGCTGGCAGTTACGCGCCTCAACACCAACCCTGATTCCGAAATGACATTTTATGAAAAGAGGCTCCGCTTTTTTGGACTTACTAAGGACGGAACAGCTCTCGCACGAAGTCGTCTGAAAGCCAGAGGATCGAGCACTATCAAACTTCCAAGATTAGCGCATGACAGTCCGGTGCTTCACTCTCTTTCCGAACTTGTGGCTGTTCACCGTTGCCACTTTGAAAGTCAGCCTGAATTTGTCGGAGGAAAACTGGAGCGGCTATGCTTGTAAAATTGCTCCACCTCCTCGACCCCCGGAAGGCGATCGGCCTTTTCGCGATTGCTGTTTGCATTCTCACTGGTGGTCTTTACTTTATTTTTGATACCTACCTTGATTCCGTAGGCAAAGAGATCGCAGGAAGCTGGCTTCAGTCTGAGGCGGTCGCCATTCAAGAGGGCAATCTTCTGACATCCATTTCAAAAAATCAGCGTGTATTACTATCGTCACAATTTGTGAAAGGAGTAAAACTAATTGACAGCTCTGCGCCCGGGCGAGGTGCGCTAATTGAGTTCGGCGAGTCCTTTCAGCCTTATTTTCAGAAGTATTTGAAAGACGGAAAGATTCTGAGTTTCACCGATGGGTTTCTGTCCCGACAGGTTTTATATCGCGTACCCGAACGCCCGGACTTAATCTTGAGCTTTAAAACCTACTCTGATTTTTTAACCCGCAGCTTTACAGCGGCTGTTGCCGCATTTTTATTTTTCTTGCTTTTTCTTTTCGTTAACATTCGTCGTCTAGAATCCCGCAGAATTGCGGCTGAGAACAAAAATAGAATTCTTCTTGGCGAAGTCGCCGCCAGAGTTGCACATGATATTCGGTCTCCACTAAATACCCTCAACGCTGTTTTGGATACTATCACTGACATTTCCCCCGAATCCAAGCGACTCCTTACGACAGCAATTCAACGAATCCGTGAAATTTCATCCGGAATTTCCGATCAGAGTCGGCTTGCTCTAAAAGAAAGTAGAAACAGAACTGAATCCGGTGAGCCAACAACCACAAAAACAGAAGTCACGCTGCTATATACTTTGATGGAATCACTGGTTGAAGAGAAACAAGTTCAGTACAAGGAGCGGGCGGGACAAATCCGACTGCTGTCGCCCTCCGATCAATCATTTTCTTCTTTCTGTGCTGTGAATCCACTGGAACTGAAGCGCAGCTTATCAAATCTTGTAGACAACGCTGTTGAGGCTTCCGCGCCAGATGCGCCT encodes:
- a CDS encoding HAMP domain-containing histidine kinase, yielding MLVKLLHLLDPRKAIGLFAIAVCILTGGLYFIFDTYLDSVGKEIAGSWLQSEAVAIQEGNLLTSISKNQRVLLSSQFVKGVKLIDSSAPGRGALIEFGESFQPYFQKYLKDGKILSFTDGFLSRQVLYRVPERPDLILSFKTYSDFLTRSFTAAVAAFLFFLLFLFVNIRRLESRRIAAENKNRILLGEVAARVAHDIRSPLNTLNAVLDTITDISPESKRLLTTAIQRIREISSGISDQSRLALKESRNRTESGEPTTTKTEVTLLYTLMESLVEEKQVQYKERAGQIRLLSPSDQSFSSFCAVNPLELKRSLSNLVDNAVEASAPDAPIKIEIFSDGTQAVIEVSDHGRGIPRDVLSKIGERGFSFGKPKGTGLGVHYAKKLIEGWGGSFSISSEMGLGTSVRVTLPVVKAPSWYMDAISLGDSNTVIVVDDDPTIHALWQERLKTVRPEVTIEHFFEPESVMSWIVQNRQTLDKSILLTDYNLNSRAGDGISVLERFGGTHPFSVMVTSAFDDQRLQEQCEKLNVKILPKSVMNFVPIQVMQ
- a CDS encoding sigma-54-dependent Fis family transcriptional regulator encodes the protein MAFKILVVDDEQMALETTKLVLEPESDLDVQTTNSPDEAYRRVRAEPNGFAVILLDLKMPGKDGVTLAKQMLSLNPYLQIVMNSGDLSREALKRSYSAGVTDFIEKDGDPNLFRTRIRQLCKKFEETAQEFQCAEIPDEQENLIRSIDMVGKSKAMADVASLVLQVAPTDSNVVIHGESGTGKELIARALHKHSLRRQKPFVAINVAAIPENLLESDLFGHEQGAFTGANRAKIGKLKLADGGTVFLDEIGDMKLDLQVKLLRFLQEGEIHPVGSIRTEKVNVRAVAASHVNLEEAVAQGKFREDLFYRLNVVKIEVPPLRARPEDIRPLISHFQKSFGSEGKTILMKTVHYLERYPWKGNIRELENELERLMTIVPAKRIEPEHLSSKFFVDYEREQFSLFDRTYPEFLSWLEQQERDYLINNLSKSSSLRDAVKTANESTTRNNLRSHEETRNKNRRKS